Proteins encoded in a region of the Magnetospirillum sp. genome:
- a CDS encoding WbqC family protein, which produces MQPTFLPWQGYFGMIEMSDIFVFLDDVQFVRRSFHHRNRIFGEGASVDWITIPVADTGQQTRIDAAGVSLDANQQRKMMRRLQHIYGRMPHFDSVFSLFVERLERNKGKSLADLNIDLIVGFARLAGFAPTWKRSAELAAEGQRSSKISAILERIGAKSYISAGGSFDYMRTDGIFPLPNIRTAFFSFEAQSYPQRQAPDFVPNLSILDALFQIGGPATGEAIKSGLRTPMTWGQRAAVGAALEV; this is translated from the coding sequence ATGCAACCCACGTTCCTGCCTTGGCAGGGCTATTTCGGCATGATCGAAATGAGCGACATCTTCGTTTTTCTCGACGACGTTCAGTTTGTGCGCCGCAGCTTCCACCATCGAAATCGCATCTTCGGCGAAGGTGCCTCGGTCGATTGGATCACGATCCCCGTTGCGGATACGGGGCAGCAGACTCGGATCGACGCGGCGGGCGTGTCGCTCGACGCAAACCAGCAGCGAAAGATGATGCGACGACTGCAGCACATCTATGGCCGGATGCCGCATTTCGATTCGGTCTTCTCCTTGTTCGTCGAACGGCTCGAACGCAACAAAGGCAAGTCGCTGGCGGACCTAAACATCGACCTGATCGTTGGTTTCGCGCGATTGGCAGGATTTGCGCCGACATGGAAACGCAGCGCCGAACTCGCTGCCGAAGGACAAAGATCTTCGAAGATTTCCGCGATTTTGGAACGCATCGGCGCAAAGAGCTACATCTCGGCAGGCGGCTCGTTCGATTACATGCGCACTGACGGCATATTCCCGCTTCCGAACATACGAACTGCATTTTTTTCCTTCGAAGCCCAAAGCTACCCTCAACGCCAAGCGCCCGATTTCGTGCCGAATCTCTCGATTCTGGATGCGCTGTTCCAGATCGGCGGCCCTGCGACAGGCGAAGCGATAAAATCGGGCCTGCGCACGCCGATGACATGGGGACAACGCGCGGCAGTCGGCGCTGCTTTGGAAGTCTGA
- a CDS encoding class I SAM-dependent methyltransferase — MPIVKARTHVEVYRLRASSLDIHELNGRGADKATTALVTDEIATQMGLLAPGNWDFLDVGCGDGSLAAAAAASNKSVVGTAPSAEEIESLERHHADRPIVFKRAMADALPFADASFDRVVIHGVVTILPNEDAVLAAIGEVARVTRPGGLVWIGSVPDRDENAFYGRTYGDSIAGWLRFVLRREGPHAALRAALRVARAAVSSEPFVIQPKEVFVCPPDRFAALAASRGLRVLRHFRLRVARNGAQPIESLTRVNFVLER; from the coding sequence GTGCCGATCGTGAAAGCGCGCACCCACGTCGAGGTATATCGGCTGCGTGCGTCGTCGCTCGACATTCACGAGTTGAATGGACGCGGCGCCGACAAGGCGACGACTGCGCTCGTGACGGACGAGATCGCAACGCAGATGGGGCTGCTTGCGCCGGGCAATTGGGACTTTCTGGATGTCGGGTGCGGCGACGGCAGTCTGGCGGCGGCGGCGGCGGCATCGAACAAGTCTGTCGTCGGAACCGCGCCCTCCGCTGAGGAAATCGAAAGCCTCGAAAGGCATCATGCCGATCGACCCATTGTGTTCAAGCGTGCCATGGCCGATGCGTTGCCGTTTGCCGATGCAAGCTTCGACCGCGTCGTCATCCACGGCGTCGTAACCATTCTGCCGAACGAAGATGCCGTTCTCGCCGCGATCGGCGAGGTGGCGCGCGTGACGCGTCCCGGCGGTCTTGTTTGGATCGGCTCAGTTCCCGATCGCGACGAAAATGCCTTCTATGGGCGCACCTATGGCGATTCGATCGCCGGTTGGCTGCGTTTCGTCCTGCGCCGCGAGGGGCCGCATGCGGCTTTGCGCGCCGCGTTGCGCGTTGCCCGCGCGGCGGTGTCGAGCGAACCTTTCGTCATTCAGCCCAAAGAAGTGTTTGTGTGCCCGCCCGACAGGTTCGCCGCGCTCGCCGCCTCGCGGGGGCTGCGCGTGTTGCGTCATTTCCGCCTGCGCGTGGCGCGCAATGGAGCGCAGCCGATCGAATCTCTCACGCGCGTGAATTTCGTGCTCGAGCGATGA
- a CDS encoding AMP-binding protein, translating to MFERLAQADEADAVVWRGRTISYRELLASVSSWEARLRAMGLQSGASCGIVGDFSPSTIALLLALLRLGAVAVPVSPDAAREMAAITTTASISCLFSFDADDNVAIELFEPSPRLPLLADFSRSGAPGLVVFTSGSSGKPKAILHDANRVLGKFERPRPGHRMLMCLMFDHFGGLNTLFACLSYGGTAICLPQRKPEFVCAAIESARADLLPTTPTFLRMILASDAWRTRDLSSLKVISFGAEPMPPSTLALLRETFPKVELKQTYGLSELGVLHSKSPDPSSLWLRIGGHGFETKVHDGVLYVRSASSMVGYLNADSPLDAEGWMCTNDLVEEKDGLFRFLGRTSEIVNVGGNKVHPSEVEEVLMQAPNVADATVVGIPHPLLGHAVGARISLVAPEDERAASTRLRRFCLERIAKFKVPMRFEFLAMEALATVRAKKQRTNVPSGKENPKDGQ from the coding sequence TTGTTCGAGCGGCTGGCCCAAGCCGATGAAGCTGACGCCGTTGTCTGGCGCGGCCGCACGATCTCGTATCGAGAGCTGCTTGCAAGCGTCTCATCTTGGGAGGCGCGCTTGCGCGCCATGGGGCTTCAGTCCGGAGCGAGTTGCGGCATCGTCGGCGATTTTTCCCCCTCCACCATAGCGCTCCTTCTCGCGCTCCTTCGGCTTGGTGCAGTTGCAGTGCCGGTATCGCCGGATGCGGCGCGAGAAATGGCGGCAATCACGACGACGGCGTCGATCTCGTGTCTTTTCTCGTTCGATGCGGACGACAATGTTGCGATCGAACTGTTCGAGCCGTCGCCGCGCCTGCCTCTGCTTGCGGACTTCTCCCGGAGCGGTGCACCGGGGCTTGTTGTCTTTACGTCTGGGTCGTCCGGTAAACCCAAAGCGATCTTGCACGACGCAAATCGCGTCCTTGGCAAATTCGAGCGACCGCGTCCCGGGCATCGCATGCTGATGTGCCTGATGTTCGACCATTTTGGCGGCCTCAATACGCTCTTCGCATGCCTGTCTTACGGCGGTACGGCGATCTGTTTGCCGCAGCGAAAACCTGAGTTCGTCTGCGCGGCGATCGAGTCCGCGCGTGCCGATCTGCTGCCCACTACGCCGACCTTCCTGCGCATGATCCTTGCGTCCGACGCGTGGCGTACGCGCGACCTCTCGTCGCTGAAGGTCATCAGCTTCGGCGCCGAGCCGATGCCGCCATCGACGCTGGCCCTGCTGCGCGAGACTTTTCCGAAGGTCGAGCTCAAGCAGACCTACGGCCTATCCGAACTCGGCGTCTTGCATTCGAAGTCCCCCGATCCTAGCAGCCTTTGGTTGCGCATCGGCGGCCACGGTTTCGAGACCAAGGTTCACGACGGAGTCCTCTATGTCCGTTCGGCATCGAGCATGGTCGGCTACCTCAACGCCGACTCGCCGTTGGATGCGGAAGGTTGGATGTGCACCAACGATTTGGTCGAGGAGAAAGACGGGCTGTTCCGTTTTCTCGGTCGCACGAGCGAAATCGTGAATGTCGGCGGCAACAAGGTGCATCCCTCGGAGGTCGAGGAAGTGCTGATGCAGGCTCCCAACGTCGCCGACGCCACGGTCGTCGGCATCCCGCACCCGCTGCTCGGGCACGCCGTCGGCGCACGCATCAGCCTTGTTGCGCCCGAAGACGAACGAGCGGCAAGCACGCGGTTGCGGCGCTTCTGTTTGGAGCGAATTGCAAAATTCAAGGTGCCGATGCGCTTCGAATTTCTGGCGATGGAAGCGCTGGCCACGGTGCGAGCCAAGAAGCAACGCACGAACGTGCCGAGCGGCAAAGAAAATCCGAAGGATGGGCAATGA
- the pseG gene encoding UDP-2,4-diacetamido-2,4,6-trideoxy-beta-L-altropyranose hydrolase produces MRKIAIWAAGGNKVGGGHATRMAALAKTVARTGVEVDFIVGADAAAILADRIRNTPLISIAIVPDFAEMADAVAAAGYEWVVIDDYAIGADQESRIRRAGSRVLAVDDLADRSHDCDILLDAMPYRQDSHYVGLVPKDAKLLIGLEYALVNAEFLELRAQSLARREVPKLGNVVATFGLSANIEGATRVLEAFVLSGIDARLTVIAGNERVADMLRSNAIGRSIEVRTALADPASVFADADLAILAPGVTTLEMCTLGVPMIQLTTSKHQFPLAGNMAQRSAAVTIESVQSLADRLLSFARNPALLARMSQAAAAAVDGKGTQRTAQRLLTGHCLAQ; encoded by the coding sequence ATGCGCAAGATTGCAATCTGGGCTGCCGGCGGCAACAAGGTCGGCGGCGGCCACGCAACGCGCATGGCGGCTTTGGCAAAGACGGTCGCGCGAACCGGCGTGGAAGTCGATTTCATTGTCGGCGCGGACGCCGCCGCGATCCTTGCGGATCGCATTCGCAATACGCCGCTGATATCGATCGCGATCGTGCCGGATTTTGCCGAAATGGCCGATGCGGTCGCGGCGGCGGGGTACGAATGGGTCGTCATCGACGATTATGCGATCGGCGCGGATCAAGAGTCGCGCATCCGGCGCGCAGGATCCCGCGTGTTGGCCGTCGACGACCTTGCCGACAGGTCCCACGATTGCGACATTCTTCTCGACGCGATGCCGTATCGCCAGGACAGCCACTATGTCGGCCTCGTTCCCAAAGACGCGAAGCTGCTGATTGGTCTTGAATACGCGCTCGTCAACGCCGAATTCCTCGAGCTGCGGGCGCAAAGCCTCGCGCGCCGCGAAGTCCCCAAACTCGGAAACGTGGTCGCGACATTCGGACTTTCGGCCAATATCGAGGGCGCGACACGCGTGCTTGAGGCCTTCGTACTCAGCGGGATCGATGCACGGCTCACTGTGATTGCCGGCAACGAGCGCGTCGCGGACATGCTGCGAAGCAACGCCATCGGACGGTCGATCGAGGTTCGCACGGCACTTGCAGATCCTGCCTCCGTTTTCGCCGATGCCGATTTGGCAATTCTCGCGCCGGGGGTCACGACCTTGGAGATGTGCACGCTTGGCGTTCCGATGATTCAGCTGACGACAAGCAAGCACCAGTTCCCTCTTGCCGGCAATATGGCCCAGCGCTCCGCGGCCGTGACCATCGAGTCCGTCCAATCCTTGGCCGATCGCCTGCTGTCTTTTGCCCGCAACCCAGCTCTTCTTGCGAGGATGTCTCAAGCGGCCGCCGCCGCCGTGGACGGCAAGGGAACCCAGAGAACCGCGCAACGTCTCCTGACCGGACATTGTCTCGCCCAATGA
- a CDS encoding class I SAM-dependent methyltransferase has product MNDRKSDMRALERHYSELFRKHGDTPAATQQRDRETQERRMGRLCEIAPDVAQARILDFGCGAGHLLHVLRRDFDFCGRFTGYDLSLPHIEAARTKFPDAVFERRDILEVGIEGRFDYAFVNGTFNNLIADNWGFVTEVLATLYGACDRGVAFNLLSSYVDYNDTGLYYAEPERIFAHCKREITPLVTLRHDYRLKPGVIPYEFTVYLHRNG; this is encoded by the coding sequence ATGAACGACCGCAAATCGGATATGAGGGCGCTTGAGCGCCATTACAGCGAGCTTTTCCGCAAGCACGGCGATACGCCGGCGGCCACGCAGCAGCGGGATCGCGAAACGCAAGAGCGACGCATGGGTCGGCTTTGCGAGATTGCGCCCGACGTTGCGCAGGCGCGCATTCTCGATTTCGGCTGCGGCGCGGGGCATTTGCTGCACGTTCTGCGCCGCGACTTCGATTTCTGCGGCCGTTTCACCGGCTACGACCTTTCACTGCCCCATATCGAGGCGGCGCGCACAAAGTTTCCGGACGCCGTGTTCGAGCGGCGGGACATTCTCGAGGTCGGCATCGAAGGACGGTTCGATTATGCTTTCGTGAACGGAACTTTCAATAACTTGATTGCCGACAATTGGGGATTCGTAACGGAAGTTCTTGCGACGCTTTATGGCGCATGCGATCGCGGAGTTGCATTCAATCTTTTGTCGAGCTACGTCGATTATAACGACACGGGCCTGTACTATGCCGAGCCAGAACGGATTTTCGCGCACTGCAAGCGCGAGATCACGCCTTTGGTGACGCTGCGGCACGACTACCGCCTCAAACCCGGCGTCATTCCGTACGAGTTCACCGTCTATCTCCATCGAAATGGATGA
- a CDS encoding AAC(3) family N-acetyltransferase: MSGVEELCTHYRHLGVERGRIVYVASDFGRMRENAVEAPEKMMSAHLEVLCDLVGSSGAIVVPTASLNLCNTDIAFDPANTPSQGMGVFSEFVRRQPGALRSFHPFWSVASMGGVAASLVSDVSRHSFGAGSVWSRLVDADALSLHVGVHPRLSFSVIHHVELAVGVPYRYTKEFMHPVRRTGIPQVEPFYHFVTYRDADIERDGNVKIFANFAEDPSLRERQYARGRVFSFSMRRFFDATQRLLVRDIYAWLRKEPTVRPYRFQ, encoded by the coding sequence ATGAGCGGCGTCGAAGAGCTTTGCACCCACTATCGACATCTCGGGGTCGAACGCGGCCGAATCGTCTATGTCGCTTCCGATTTCGGGCGCATGCGCGAGAATGCCGTCGAAGCGCCCGAGAAAATGATGTCGGCCCACCTGGAGGTCTTGTGCGACCTTGTCGGAAGCAGCGGCGCGATCGTCGTGCCGACGGCTTCGCTCAATCTTTGCAATACCGATATTGCGTTTGATCCGGCCAACACGCCGAGCCAGGGTATGGGTGTATTCTCCGAATTCGTGCGCAGGCAACCGGGGGCGCTCCGGAGCTTCCACCCGTTCTGGTCGGTCGCATCGATGGGTGGTGTCGCGGCCTCCCTTGTCTCGGACGTGTCGCGCCACAGCTTCGGCGCTGGCTCCGTTTGGTCTCGGCTGGTCGATGCGGACGCGCTTAGCCTCCACGTGGGTGTGCATCCCCGCTTGTCGTTCAGCGTCATCCATCATGTCGAATTGGCGGTCGGCGTGCCGTACCGATACACAAAAGAGTTTATGCATCCCGTTCGGCGTACCGGCATCCCGCAGGTCGAACCGTTTTATCATTTCGTGACTTATCGCGACGCCGACATCGAGCGCGACGGAAACGTGAAGATATTCGCGAACTTCGCCGAAGACCCGAGCCTTCGCGAGCGGCAATATGCGCGGGGCCGCGTGTTTTCGTTTTCGATGCGCAGGTTTTTCGACGCCACGCAAAGGTTGTTGGTGCGCGACATCTACGCCTGGCTCCGCAAGGAGCCGACAGTGCGGCCATACCGGTTCCAATGA
- a CDS encoding acyl carrier protein, with product MNQNHQEIAEIIAEVVPGWKIDAADAGRSLYELGMDSLDFSSVLMALEDRFGFNFGEDELNKVRSFADICRFVAEKRA from the coding sequence ATGAACCAAAACCATCAAGAAATCGCGGAGATCATCGCGGAAGTTGTTCCGGGCTGGAAAATCGACGCTGCCGACGCGGGACGGTCGCTTTATGAACTTGGCATGGACTCGCTGGACTTCTCGAGCGTGTTGATGGCGCTCGAAGACCGTTTCGGCTTCAATTTCGGTGAGGACGAACTAAACAAGGTCCGTTCTTTCGCGGATATCTGCCGTTTCGTGGCCGAAAAGCGAGCCTAG
- a CDS encoding SDR family oxidoreductase, whose product MSDRKQVILVSGGSRGLGLGLVEAGLAAGYSVATFSRQASPMIQSLAIQHPGSLFCGNFDVTDDAAVDSFVKSAEASLGPITGLVNNAGVVHERLLAQQSMDEIDNLLRVNLRGMLSLTRRVARGMMIRNFGRIVNISSIVSVSGYKGTVAYSATKGGIDAATRALARELGGRQITVNSVAPGYMETELTRNMNPKHLKQIVRRTPVGRPGAVSDVVGPVMFLLSDAAGFISGQTIVVDGGLSA is encoded by the coding sequence ATGAGCGATCGCAAGCAGGTAATCTTGGTGAGCGGCGGGAGCCGCGGCCTCGGACTGGGATTGGTCGAAGCCGGACTTGCGGCAGGCTACAGTGTCGCGACTTTCAGTCGGCAGGCGAGCCCCATGATACAGAGTTTGGCGATCCAGCATCCCGGATCTCTCTTCTGCGGAAATTTCGATGTCACCGACGATGCGGCGGTCGACTCTTTCGTCAAATCGGCGGAAGCGTCGCTCGGGCCGATTACCGGGCTCGTGAACAATGCCGGCGTAGTCCATGAACGTCTTCTGGCCCAGCAATCGATGGACGAGATCGACAATCTGTTGCGCGTGAATCTTCGCGGCATGCTGTCGCTTACCCGCCGCGTCGCGCGCGGGATGATGATCCGGAATTTCGGACGCATCGTGAATATCAGCTCTATCGTCTCGGTTTCCGGCTACAAAGGAACGGTCGCCTACTCGGCAACGAAGGGCGGGATCGACGCCGCGACACGTGCGCTGGCCCGCGAGCTTGGCGGACGACAGATCACCGTGAATTCCGTCGCGCCGGGCTATATGGAAACCGAGTTGACGCGAAACATGAATCCCAAGCACCTCAAGCAGATCGTGCGACGCACGCCGGTCGGCCGCCCTGGCGCCGTGAGCGATGTGGTTGGCCCTGTGATGTTTCTGCTTTCCGATGCCGCCGGATTCATTTCGGGCCAAACGATCGTCGTCGATGGCGGATTGAGCGCGTAG
- a CDS encoding SDR family oxidoreductase: MNEACILVTGGTGAIGRAIVGALLARGDTVVATGASRESVEALAAEQPRASDRLHGYAADLTTGRAAADLSKWLADRALLPTGLVNAARDRRFLATEPDGTVSRENFIGELVLGTVLPYELSISIANSPGARLESIVNIASMYGLVAPTPALYQLDLSRSSIAYGIAKAGMVQMTRELSVRLAPRIRVNAVSFGGVAGRSDLAFEQRYAALCPAGRMLRKDEVAAPVLFLLDPASSSMTGANLVADGGWTAW; encoded by the coding sequence ATGAACGAAGCATGCATCCTTGTAACCGGCGGAACCGGAGCCATCGGCCGCGCGATCGTCGGTGCGTTGCTCGCACGCGGCGACACGGTCGTCGCAACAGGCGCGTCTCGAGAAAGCGTCGAAGCGCTTGCGGCCGAACAGCCTCGGGCGAGCGATCGGCTTCACGGCTACGCGGCGGATCTAACGACCGGCCGCGCTGCTGCCGATCTGTCGAAATGGCTTGCGGACCGTGCACTCTTGCCGACCGGGCTGGTGAATGCGGCGAGGGACCGGCGGTTTCTCGCGACGGAGCCCGATGGTACAGTCTCTCGAGAGAATTTCATCGGCGAACTCGTCCTTGGCACAGTGCTCCCTTACGAGCTTTCGATCTCGATCGCAAATTCGCCGGGCGCCCGGCTCGAATCGATCGTGAACATCGCTTCCATGTATGGCCTAGTTGCACCAACTCCGGCGCTGTATCAGCTCGACCTGTCGCGCTCCTCCATCGCATACGGCATCGCGAAGGCGGGCATGGTGCAGATGACGCGCGAGCTCTCGGTACGATTGGCGCCGCGAATTCGCGTCAATGCCGTGTCTTTCGGCGGCGTTGCCGGGCGGTCGGATCTGGCGTTCGAGCAGCGATACGCCGCGCTTTGCCCCGCCGGCCGCATGCTACGCAAGGACGAAGTCGCAGCACCGGTTCTGTTTTTGCTCGATCCCGCATCGTCGAGCATGACTGGCGCCAACCTCGTGGCCGACGGAGGTTGGACGGCATGGTGA
- the pseI gene encoding pseudaminic acid synthase gives MKSIDIDGRRIASDAPPYVIAEISGNHNASLDRAFALMDAAKTAGADAVKLQTYTADTITLDIDAPGFVIEDGLWKGRRLYELYDEAHTPWAWMQPLFEHGRRIGITVFSSPFDATAVDLLENLQAPAYKIASFEMVDLPLVRRCAATGKPLVISTGMADETEIGEAVAAARDAGAREIALLHCVSGYPAPAENMNLRTIADLASRFEVTVGLSDHTLGIGAAVASVALGAAIVEKHLTLKRSDGGPDAAFSLEPTELATLCREVRTAWHALGRIDYGLKSSERSSVAYRRSLYVVEDVTAGEPFTLANVRSIRPGHGLPPRDIEAILGRPARMDVSRGTPLSMDLIDLS, from the coding sequence ATGAAGTCAATCGACATTGACGGGCGGCGCATCGCAAGCGATGCGCCGCCCTATGTAATTGCGGAGATATCGGGAAATCACAATGCGAGCCTGGATCGCGCGTTCGCATTGATGGATGCGGCCAAAACAGCGGGCGCGGACGCCGTCAAGCTTCAAACCTACACAGCCGACACCATCACGCTCGACATTGACGCGCCGGGCTTCGTCATCGAAGACGGTCTTTGGAAAGGTCGGCGCCTCTACGAACTGTACGACGAAGCGCATACCCCTTGGGCTTGGATGCAGCCCCTTTTCGAGCACGGGCGACGGATCGGCATTACCGTATTCAGTTCGCCGTTCGACGCAACGGCTGTCGATTTGCTCGAAAACCTTCAAGCGCCAGCCTACAAGATCGCGTCGTTCGAAATGGTGGATCTGCCATTGGTGCGCCGTTGTGCGGCAACCGGAAAGCCTCTCGTAATCTCGACCGGCATGGCCGACGAAACCGAGATCGGCGAAGCGGTCGCCGCCGCGCGCGACGCCGGCGCACGCGAAATAGCGCTTTTGCACTGCGTAAGCGGCTATCCAGCGCCCGCTGAGAACATGAATCTGCGCACGATCGCCGATCTTGCAAGCCGCTTCGAAGTAACTGTCGGGCTATCCGACCACACCCTCGGCATTGGCGCAGCCGTCGCCTCGGTGGCGCTGGGCGCGGCAATCGTTGAGAAGCATTTGACGCTCAAGCGAAGCGACGGCGGACCGGACGCCGCGTTTTCCCTCGAGCCGACGGAACTGGCAACACTTTGCCGCGAAGTGCGCACCGCTTGGCACGCGCTCGGCCGGATCGACTATGGTCTGAAGTCGAGCGAGCGTTCGAGCGTTGCTTACCGCCGCTCGCTGTACGTCGTCGAGGACGTTACTGCCGGCGAGCCGTTTACGCTTGCCAATGTTCGAAGCATAAGACCGGGCCATGGTCTCCCTCCGCGGGATATAGAGGCAATTCTTGGCCGACCCGCGCGCATGGACGTCTCGCGCGGGACGCCGCTG
- a CDS encoding acylneuraminate cytidylyltransferase family protein — translation MVNRRAIAVIPARGGSKRLLRKNEMPFAGKPMLVHSIEAAQATGFFDRILVSTDDPGIAAAACAAGAEAPFLREDHADDHAPVSAATILAVQTAMLHYGERYEVVVQLMANCPLRGAESIKAGFARLARQDVQFLISAFRYGWMNPWWAATLGPDGRPTALFPQVGDTRSQDLPPLFCPSGAVWVATWEALEAAGTFFGPGHVYFDIGWHEAVDIDDTEDLAFAQAVWEMRARVQARR, via the coding sequence ATGGTGAATAGACGCGCCATTGCGGTCATTCCTGCGCGCGGCGGCTCGAAGCGGCTGCTGCGGAAAAACGAGATGCCGTTTGCGGGCAAGCCGATGCTGGTTCACAGCATCGAGGCGGCGCAAGCGACGGGTTTCTTCGACAGGATACTCGTAAGCACCGACGATCCCGGAATCGCCGCCGCAGCTTGCGCGGCAGGGGCGGAGGCGCCGTTTTTGCGCGAAGACCATGCCGACGACCATGCGCCAGTCAGTGCCGCGACGATCCTTGCCGTGCAAACTGCAATGCTTCATTACGGCGAACGCTACGAGGTCGTCGTTCAACTCATGGCGAATTGCCCGCTGCGCGGCGCCGAGTCGATCAAGGCGGGTTTTGCGCGCTTGGCCCGGCAAGATGTCCAATTCTTGATAAGCGCGTTCCGCTACGGATGGATGAACCCTTGGTGGGCCGCAACGCTCGGGCCAGACGGACGTCCGACCGCGTTGTTCCCTCAAGTCGGCGATACGCGCTCCCAAGATCTTCCGCCGCTCTTTTGCCCCAGCGGTGCGGTGTGGGTCGCGACGTGGGAAGCGTTGGAAGCCGCCGGAACGTTCTTCGGCCCCGGCCACGTCTATTTCGACATCGGCTGGCACGAGGCGGTCGATATAGACGACACCGAAGATCTCGCGTTCGCGCAAGCGGTTTGGGAAATGCGCGCGCGCGTCCAGGCGAGGAGATAG
- a CDS encoding MaoC/PaaZ C-terminal domain-containing protein, translating into MASKMAADQVSIVDDATPSRLLGLDDVQIGDAVEQAVNFDADMWRRFDALAGDAAMVHRQTKAARAMGFEEPILQGLAVTTRFSRLIGMYLPGERAVLQSIEFRFRRPVFVPAMLVYRARIERILRPLSSIKMSLEVAVAGTTHVTGICQCVIR; encoded by the coding sequence GTGGCGTCGAAAATGGCTGCGGATCAAGTTTCTATCGTCGACGACGCGACGCCTTCTCGATTGCTCGGGCTCGACGATGTTCAAATCGGCGACGCCGTCGAGCAGGCGGTGAATTTCGATGCGGACATGTGGCGCCGCTTCGATGCTCTGGCCGGCGACGCGGCGATGGTCCATCGCCAGACAAAGGCCGCGCGCGCAATGGGCTTCGAAGAACCGATCCTGCAAGGACTGGCCGTTACCACGAGGTTCTCGCGTCTGATCGGCATGTATCTGCCGGGCGAGCGCGCGGTGCTGCAATCCATCGAGTTCCGCTTTCGTCGCCCAGTTTTTGTGCCTGCCATGCTGGTCTATCGCGCGCGCATCGAACGGATCCTTCGCCCGTTGAGCTCCATCAAGATGTCGCTCGAGGTCGCCGTTGCCGGCACAACCCACGTCACGGGCATCTGCCAGTGCGTGATTCGATGA